The proteins below are encoded in one region of Bacteroidales bacterium:
- a CDS encoding beta-aspartyl-peptidase: protein MFTLFKNADVYAPEFIGRKDILVGGGKILAVGDNLEAPTGYDCEVISAEGLKAVPGFIDAHVHIAGAGGEGGPSTRTPELQLSMLVEAGVTTVIGCLGTDGMTRTVESVLMKAKGLRAEGVSSWIYTGSYQIPTPTITGDVGRDIALIDEVIGVGEIALSDHRSSWPNTDELLRLVEHARVGGMLGSKAGIVNIHLGDQQEPFQPMYEVIERSHGMLKLTQFFPTHCNRNDYTLESAKEFAKRGGYIDITTSSYPYFPEYEVKPSKCIPMLLEAGIPIEKITFTSDACGSLPGFDENGNLIKLEMGLPSANFRELMDAVNQEGVPLEIALKVLTSNPADILKLHQKGRIAVGKDADLVFIDNQRIYHVMAMGKFMMKDAQILKKGSYEK, encoded by the coding sequence ATGTTTACATTATTTAAAAATGCCGATGTTTATGCACCCGAATTTATTGGCAGAAAAGACATTTTAGTAGGCGGCGGCAAAATTTTAGCCGTAGGCGATAATTTAGAAGCTCCTACTGGTTATGATTGCGAAGTAATTTCAGCTGAGGGTTTAAAAGCTGTTCCCGGATTTATAGATGCTCACGTACACATTGCAGGTGCGGGTGGCGAAGGCGGACCATCTACACGCACCCCCGAATTGCAATTGAGTATGTTGGTCGAAGCTGGTGTTACTACCGTTATTGGTTGCCTTGGTACCGATGGCATGACCCGCACCGTTGAATCGGTATTGATGAAAGCTAAAGGCTTACGTGCCGAAGGAGTTTCGAGCTGGATTTATACCGGTTCGTACCAAATACCTACACCAACCATTACCGGCGATGTAGGTCGCGATATTGCCCTTATCGACGAAGTGATTGGCGTTGGCGAAATCGCACTTAGCGACCATCGGTCATCGTGGCCCAATACCGACGAATTGCTCCGCTTAGTAGAACATGCACGCGTTGGCGGCATGTTAGGAAGTAAAGCCGGTATTGTAAATATTCACTTAGGCGACCAGCAAGAACCTTTTCAACCCATGTACGAGGTTATTGAACGTAGCCATGGAATGCTTAAATTAACCCAATTCTTCCCAACACATTGCAACCGCAACGATTACACCCTCGAATCGGCAAAAGAATTTGCAAAACGCGGTGGATATATCGATATTACAACCAGTTCGTATCCGTACTTCCCCGAATACGAAGTAAAACCATCGAAATGTATCCCTATGCTTCTAGAAGCAGGAATCCCCATCGAAAAAATAACCTTTACTTCGGATGCTTGCGGTTCGCTTCCGGGATTCGACGAAAACGGCAACTTGATAAAACTCGAAATGGGCTTGCCATCTGCCAATTTCCGCGAATTGATGGATGCCGTTAACCAAGAAGGTGTACCTCTCGAAATAGCTCTTAAGGTGCTGACTTCTAACCCTGCCGACATTCTTAAATTGCATCAGAAAGGCCGCATAGCAGTTGGTAAAGATGCCGATTTGGTTTTCATCGACAACCAACGCATTTACCACGTAATGGCAATGGGCAAATTTATGATGAAAGACGCTCAAATACTAAAAAAAGGTAGCTACGAAAAATAA